Genomic DNA from Alkalihalobacterium alkalinitrilicum:
TGTTATCAACGAAATCCCAACCTTTATAGTCACCAAATGCGTGCGCTAAGTCAGGATGTGTATAATCCGTACCTGTATCAATAACTGCTACTGTAATACCTTCTCCAGTGAACCCAGCATCCCATGCTTCATTAGAACCTATAAACGGAGCACTTTCCATCATATACGGGCTGAATGCCTCAGTAGAAATTACTTTTCCACCTACTGCGTCAACAGTATACTCGACGTTCGGATATACCGATTTAACACCAGGTGTTCCTAAAAGTTGAGGGATTTCATTTGCTGGAAGTTCAACTGAAAAACCAGAGAAAACGAAATCATACTCACGGTTCACTTCCACATTTGATACCTTCTTTTTTAGTTCAGATATTACTTTTCCTCTTTCATTCGCTAGCTTTTGTTTCGATTGATTCTTTCCTTTATGTTTAGCTTCAACTACTGACTCTTCATTTATTTCAACTAGGACAATTGTTGGAGCTTTGGTTGACATATCGATATCGCCAAAAATTTCAGCTAATGCTAGTTCTTTAGCTTGTTGCGTTTTTCCTCCTGTATTTGCTAAGGCACTCATACTAAAAGTGGATAAAATGAGTGCAACTGCCAATAACCATATGATCGATTTAGAAATCCTTTTATGCATCGTTAGTAAACATCCTCTCTATATTTATTCTAGAAAACTAACTATCTCTATACTTTAAAAATTACACCTCCTTTTGAGAGTTAGAAACCAAGTATTACGAAAATTTCGAACACTGTAATAATTACTCTTCCAACAAACCTTTTTCCTTTCAGACAAATGCCCTGTCTTTTTGACGAAAACTTCAATAGAAAAACGGGAGTATTCCACCTTGCATTTGGTATTTTTTCGTAATTTCCTAATTCTTTATACATCGCTACAAACTAGTATAAAATATCTAAAATATAAACATAGGTTAAATGTACTTGATTAATATCTATTTAAAAATTCCAAAGTCATTTAAAACAATTAAATAAAAAGTTAATATATTTTCACTATAATTTCCTGAAAATGTAATCAAAACTAGATATCTCTTATACTGATTAATAAAATTTTCCGAAAAATTATTTACACTTCTTTATTACTTTAGTAAAATAACGTAATAAAATTATATACGAATAGTAATTGAAGGGGATTAGACATATGATCACGTTTTTAGCATCTATCGCACTACTTATCTTTGGTTATATTTTTTATTCAAAGCTCGTTGAAAAAGTTTTCGGGATTGACGACAGTAAAACAACTCCAGCTTATGCAAAGAAAGACGGTTTAGATTTTATGCCGATGAGTTGGGTAAAAGGAAGTTTAATTCAATTATTAAATATTGCTGGGCTAGGCCCAATTTTTGGTGCAATTATGGGTGCACTTTATGGACCAGTTGCTTTTATCTGGATTGTTGTAGGAGCTATTTTTGCTGGGGCTGTTCACGATTATTTTGCAGGCATGATGTCATTACGACGGGGAGGAGAACAATTCCCTTCGATCGTTGGTCGATATTTAGGAGTAACAATGAAATCTATTATTAACATCGTTTCAATCATACTTATGATATTAGTAGCCGCTGCATTTACAGCAGGACCTGCACAGTTGTTAGCATCAATAACACCAATTAATTTTACGGTCGCTATTTTCATAATATTTTGTTACTTTGTAATTGCTGCAATGTTGCCTATTAATAAGGTAATTGGTAAAGTTTATCCTATATTTGGAGCAGTATTAATTTTTATGGCTCTAGCAATTGGTATAGGTTTGTTATTTCAAGAGCAACCAGTCCCTAACTTAACTTTTGAAAATTTACATCCTCAAGAATTGCCAATTTGGCCACTCATTATGATTACGATTTCGTGTGGTGCGATCTCAGGTTTTCATTCTACACAAAGTCCAATCATTGCCAGAACAATGAAAAAAGAAAGCGATGGACGTAAAGTATTTTACGGTGCGATGATTGCAGAAGCCATTATTGCAATGATTTGGGCTGCAGCGGCTATGACTTTTTTTGGAGGAACAGGTGGTTTACAAGCTGCTCTTGCCGAAGGTGGTCCAGCAGGTGTGGTCGATCTTATTGCAAAATCATGGCTTGGAACTCTAGGAGGTATTCTTGCAATTATTGGTGTTATTATTCTACCTGTAACAACAGGTGATACTGCACTTAGATCTGCAAGAATGATGCTTGTCGATTTGCTAAGAAATTTATTCAAGTTAGAAGAAAAATGGAAGCAATCATTATTAGCTATACCTGTAATTATTACAACATTTGCTTTGACTCAGATCGACTACTCATTCTTATGGAGATATGTAGGTTGGACAAACCAAGTTGTTGCAACTGTCATGTTATGGACAGCAGCCATTTATCTTTTACAAACAAAAAAATTTCATTGGATATGTTCGCTTCCCGCATTATTTATGACTGGCGTAGTTGGAACATATATCTTCTATGCACCAGAAGGTTTCAGCCTTTCTTACCCTCTTTCTGTTGGGATCGGAATTGGTGTAACAATAGTTGTCGCGATCTGGTTTGCTCTACAAGTAAGAAAAAACAATCGTATAGGACCAAAAGAAAACTCTAATGCTGCCTAAGTTAGACTGATGAGAACTACTTCAAATGAATTGGAGAAAGACATATAAATGGAGAAACGCTAGGGCTTTTTTTCCTAGCGTTTTTTTGTTGATCATAGTTCTTTACAAACATTTAATATTTTCTTTAATTTTATTACTAGAAATAGTTGTTATAATATAAACAGAATATGCATATTAAAGTGACCATAATATTTAATTAATGAGGTGATATTAATGAGTGATCAAATCTTACAACAGATTTTACAAGAACTTAAAATCATTAAATCTGACCAACAACAAATGAAAGATGATCAGCAAGAAATGAAATCTGACATCCAAAATATGAAACCTCTACTCGATGAGAATACAGCGATTGTAAAAGCTATTCGTGATCGTCAAGAAGAAACTGATGCCAAACTTGAAAACCTCGCTACCGACGTTCACCAAATCCACGGTGAGATAGCACGTCTTGATGAA
This window encodes:
- a CDS encoding carbon starvation protein A, producing the protein MITFLASIALLIFGYIFYSKLVEKVFGIDDSKTTPAYAKKDGLDFMPMSWVKGSLIQLLNIAGLGPIFGAIMGALYGPVAFIWIVVGAIFAGAVHDYFAGMMSLRRGGEQFPSIVGRYLGVTMKSIINIVSIILMILVAAAFTAGPAQLLASITPINFTVAIFIIFCYFVIAAMLPINKVIGKVYPIFGAVLIFMALAIGIGLLFQEQPVPNLTFENLHPQELPIWPLIMITISCGAISGFHSTQSPIIARTMKKESDGRKVFYGAMIAEAIIAMIWAAAAMTFFGGTGGLQAALAEGGPAGVVDLIAKSWLGTLGGILAIIGVIILPVTTGDTALRSARMMLVDLLRNLFKLEEKWKQSLLAIPVIITTFALTQIDYSFLWRYVGWTNQVVATVMLWTAAIYLLQTKKFHWICSLPALFMTGVVGTYIFYAPEGFSLSYPLSVGIGIGVTIVVAIWFALQVRKNNRIGPKENSNAA